TGTTCGCCGGGTGCGTGGCGGCCGTTGTACAGGTTCCACAGCTCGGGCCGCTGACGTCGCGGGTCCCACTGGGAGAACTCGTCCCGCAGCGAGAACACCCGCTCCTTCGCGCGGGCCTTCTCCTCGTCACGTCGGCCACCGCCGAAGACGGCGTCGAACCGCTCGGACTGGATCTTCTCCGTCAGCGGGAGCGTCTGCAGCGGATTCCGTGTCCCGTCGGGACGTTCCTTGAGCACCCCGCGGTCGATGTAATCCTGTACGGAGGCCACATGGAGGCGCAGCCCATGTGCCGCCACCACACGGTCGCGGTACTCAAGGACCTCGGCGAAGTTGTGTCCGGTGTCCACGTGCAGCAGCGAGAAGGGGATCGCCGCCGGGGCGAACGCCTTCAGCGCCAGGTGCAGCATGAGGATGGAGTCCTTGCCGCCGGAGAACAGGATCACCGGCCGTTCGAACTCGCCCGCCACCTCACGGAAGATGTGCACCGCCTCGGACTCCAGCGCGTCCAGGTGGCTGAGGGCGTACGGGCTGGCCGTGCCCTCCTCGGTCTTGGCGACGGTGGTCGTCATGCTGCGCCCCTTTCGTTCGCTTCTCCGCCCGCGCGGCGCAGAGGCGCGGCTTTCGTCGTCGTCTGCGGCTGAGCGGCCGCGCGTGCTCCCCCAGCTACCGCTGGGAGGTGCCCCCAGCTCACAGGAGTCCCCTCTCGCTGAGCAGCGCGTACACCGCCGCCGCGGACTCCTGCACGGTCTGGTTACGGTGCTCGATCCGCAGATCGGGAGACTCGGGCTCCTCGTACGGGTCGTCGACCCCCGTCAGGCCCTTCAGCTCGCCCGCCGCCTGCTTGGCGTACAGACCCTTCACATCACGTACCGAGCACACCTCGACCGGGGTCGCCACGTGCACCTCGATGTACGGCGCGCCGCTCTCCTGGTGGCGCTTGCGCACGGCCTCGCG
The Streptomyces sp. CGMCC 4.7035 DNA segment above includes these coding regions:
- the cysD gene encoding sulfate adenylyltransferase subunit CysD → MTTTVAKTEEGTASPYALSHLDALESEAVHIFREVAGEFERPVILFSGGKDSILMLHLALKAFAPAAIPFSLLHVDTGHNFAEVLEYRDRVVAAHGLRLHVASVQDYIDRGVLKERPDGTRNPLQTLPLTEKIQSERFDAVFGGGRRDEEKARAKERVFSLRDEFSQWDPRRQRPELWNLYNGRHAPGEHVRVFPLSNWTELDVWQYIAREGIELPEIYFAHEREVFQRGGMWLTAGEWGGPKDGETVEKRQIRYRTVGDMSCTGAVDSDAVTLEQVIAEIAASRLTERGATRADDKLSEAAMEDRKREGYF